DNA from Stegostoma tigrinum isolate sSteTig4 chromosome 8, sSteTig4.hap1, whole genome shotgun sequence:
ctccttatgtcctcttcacaactcactttcctatgTACCTTAGTGTCAACAGCAGATTTAGCACTCGCACCTTCAATtacttcatccaaaccatttatgtaaATTGCAAAGATTTgaggccccagcattgatcccagTGGCACACTATGCGTGacatcctgccagcctgaaaaagataCTTATTCCGACTCTCTGCTTCCTTTAAGCAAGCCAATCTTCTGTACGTGCCAAAATGCCACCTCCTACAccttgagcttttattttcctcaataAACTCTGATGTGGCACCTTTAACAAAAAAGCTTAAAAACTAAATTCAATAAATCGACCAGTTTCTTTTTAACTACAACaaagttacctcttcaaagaactctaataaattagctAAACGTGATTTCCCTTTGACCGAACCATGCTGGCTCTGCCTGATTtccttgaacttatccaagtgccctgtTATAAATGTATTTAATAATAACTTGCAGCCTTTTTGCTATGATGGATGTTAAACAAACTGGTATGTAGTGCCTCCCAccatttttgaataaaggatTTACGTTAGCTATTTCCTGATCTAGAGGAGCTTTCCCTGAAACTTGAGTTCAGGAAAATTAAATTTATTTCACAtggtattttctttttaaaaactgtaagctGAAATGGATCAgaccctggggacttgtcaaccCGTAGTTCCAGCAATTTACTTATACCGTTTCCCTcgtaattgtaattttcttgcaTTCCCCCTTCCCTTTAATTTTCTGATTTGCACATACTTCCAGCACACTACTTGAATCCTCTTGAGTGAAGATGTATGTATATATCTGTTCAGTTCATCTGCTATCTTTTTATCTTCCATTACTAATTCCCTACACTCACTTTCTATAGTACCAACACTTAACTTTGTTaattattttcttctttaaatttCTGATAAATGTTGAGTTTATAATAAATAAGTGAATTAATTTGTAAATGCATGTGTGAAATATAAGACATTATGAACTTTTGATTTCATATTGCTtatattttgtttcttcattagTTCTATCAGGAATTGGATGATCCCACAAGTCTCAGACTGTCGATGGAAGAACAGTCTCAATCTTCCTGGTCTAGGTTAGTGTTGGAAACTTTTTGAAATTTAATGAATAATTAAGCACTGTACTGAGAGCATTTTAAATCCGAACATTCATTAGTGTAATGCCTGTCTTGAATTCTTCAGACGTCTCTTGGGCAGCTaggaataggcaacaaatgctggccctgccagtggTACTGACCTCtcttgagtgaatttaaaaaaagaaataatttgccTAATCAAGATCTTGTTTACCTGCAAGTAATTTATTTGGATCTAATTGAAGATATACTAAAGTTATGCACCTTGTATAAAATAGCGCACCTCCTGTGAAATTTCCATGTCCAGCTAGAGGATAGTGTGAGGTAGAATTGGAGATATATGACTTAGCAAGGGATAAATTTTAGGGAAACAAAAGAATTTAAATTGAGTAAAGTTTTCAATTGACATACTGGATGAGTattcttctttgttttctttcttggtGGAAAGTAAGCATGGTGATTAGCGAGAAAACAGTGGTAGTTCGGGATTTGACCCTTTTGAGGCTGTGTGTAGGATGAGGTTAAAGAACAAATaatggtacagcacaggaacaagccttttggcccaccagGACTGCACCGACACACGATGCCTTTCCAAatttaaaaaccttttgcctctatgcagtccatatccctctattccctgcgtattcatatatctgtcaaggtATCTGTTAAATGTTCCTTCTGTATGTGCTTTCTCCACCACCTCGAGCAGCGCATTACAGGCATGTACCCCGCTTTGCATAAAATTCCTGTCTCTCACCAAACTGGCAGAGTGTAGAGCACATCTAATGCCAACTTAATTGGGTACCAGTGGGTTTCACAATTTGATATAATTCTGATTATTAAAGCAAATATGTGCTCACAGAGCTGCAGACCTTTCTGCGTCCAGTTTAAATTTGGCTCAAATCAAAAACTCTCAAACAGTTGTGGACAGAGGCACAATTTTATCTTTCATCTGACAGCATTTATAATTCAAACATAAAACAACACTACAGTAGATGTTTAGTCGTTATAAGGTTATGATTGATTGATTGCTGTATGTTCCAGCTGCAATTACTTTTAGAAATAACAGAGTGAACACTTGTTGAAAGCCGATGAGAAATATTTCAACAATTGGAATGGCCACTATATCCTAATGGTATGTCTTGTGAAATTATAGGAGATACTTTCAGCTTACGACCTTGGTTCTGTGCCAAGCCCATACTTCGagttgaagttgaggtttttaACTAAAACCTTTAATAAAGGTTTTGAAAAGCACAAATCATAATTCAGTGAATAAATTCAGTGTATTCCAGTCAAATGTATTAAATTTTGAAAACTTTAAACTTTTTAAAACCCTTATGATAACTGAGTGGTAAgtggcagatttttaaaattgtaattcaATTATTTCACTAGATTGCACGATTTAAATGGGTTGTATAAACTGCTCATTCTGGATTTTTGTCACCTTCAGAAGTTATTGGTGGTTTTTGCTGAACAATTTTCTCACACCTTATATGAACTCATATCCTCTATATAGCTACTTTTATGTGTCTGTCCTCTTCATTTCTGATTGGCTCTTTTACTTGCAGCGAATCATGAAAATGTACTGTTGAAATACTTACACTAAAGTATGGCTAAGTAGTTGTGATAGCAGAGTATGTGCTTCTTACATGGCTATTAACACACTGTTATTGAATTTCCCTTGATGTTTGATGTGATGATTTGGACGTCCATGTGACTGAGTACAGTTGCTTATGATGAACTTTGACATCTATAACCACATGACAGCTAAAAAAGCTTGTTTAAGAGTGCTAAAATTAAAAAtagacttttaattttttttatgtgCTTACataatttcagttctgatgaaggatcactgcagtcaaaaagttaactttgtttttctttccacaggtgctgccagacctcatgagtttctccaacattttctgctttgtttgctttttaaTTTGTTATTTTGATAATGGCTTAGTATTGTACTCTTGCATTTTCTAGTGCTGCGAACGCGTTAAAGCATCTGTTAAGTAATCCAGTGATTAGgactttttgttttttgtttttgtttacctAGACACTTGAAGGAAAAACATAAAGCCAGATCGGAGAAGTTCAAGGAGGCTCCCATGCAAGATCCAGCTTTTTCAGTGGCAACGTCCTCTTCGTATCCTGAAAAAATAAAGTCTAAATCAAAGCGAAAGAAAAAACACAAGAAACATTCACATGAAGAAAATAGCCAAGAAAAGCACCAAACGTCTACAACTACAAAACCTACTTATTCCGCAACAGATAGTACTGGTGAATTGCCATGGTGTAAAATATGCAAGTCTTCTGAATTCTGCAGACATGCTCTTAAACGCAAAGCAGTGTCATCAACTGAGGAAGAAGATCTTGAGTTGTTGAAGTCAAAAGCAAGTTGCTCTTCATATGAATCTTTACAAACTGGTTTTAAAGACTACGTAAGCAAAGTATATTCACAAGAAGTTAAAGGAACTACTGGAAAACATGAGAAGGACAGAAGTCAGTGCTGTGCAATTAAATCTGTGCATGGAACAAGCAAACTCACTGTTTTGTGTGATGAACTGAAACATAAGGAAATTGAAACCAAAGAACAGACAAAATCTTCAACAGCGTTGCATAAGAAATTGAATAAttcaaatataaaacaaaactttaagGATTCGTATGAAGCTGTAAGAAACTTTGAAGAACTAGATACCACCAAAAACAAATCTGATATGTTTGTGAAGTTGCATGAGAAGCCTTGTAGCTCTGGAAAATCATTTGATGTGTGGAAAGTAACCAGCGCGCCCCTGAAGCCTGTCAAAAATACAAGAAATTCTGGTGAAGGTTcaaaaattccagaatctgttaTTTGGGAGAAGTGCAATAAAATATCTAATTGCTTGAGAGAACGcagaaaaaaatctaaaatattGGAACAGGCTGGCAATGAGTCCAGCACAGTAAGAACGGCATCTTACTTAGCCAAAAATTTGGGAAAACCCAATGATCAGTTAAAATCCTCAGGGATTGAAAAACCGAATGTAATTTCTAAGGATCAAAAAAGCTCTGAATTGTTTGGTAAGAATTACAAACAGTCATTAAGTAGCGATTCTGAAGGGACCACAAGAAAAGGAGTATCAGAATATCCACAAAAGCATCAGCTTGAAATCATGGATTCAGACTTAACTCAGAAGTCTgggctctttgaaagaactgatGTGGCAGTATTATCATCAAATTCTGAAAAAGTTGAAGAATTTGAAACTCCAAAACAAGCTAAAAAGTTTAATAGTTTTAAAATTCTTAAAAAGGCCTATGCTACTGATGCCTTGTCACAGCGTATTTCTCAAAAGTTATTAACTTCAAGTGCTGCTCAGTCAAAGTTTCAATCTTCAgacaatgcaacaaaatctgcTTCGAAACAGCAGGATCATGTACTGTTTGCACATCAGCTGGTAATAGAAATTTATTTCCTTTCCGTATCTGATGGATCATAATGTTTATAATGATTTTTAAATAGATAAAATAGAGCAGCAATGCAGAACATCCAGATTTAGCAGACAACTTAAGCTGCAGCATTTAATTTGGAAAATCGCAGTAGTCCTCAGTGGTGCTACATCTGCAAATGAATTGAAATGCTTAACATAAAATTGCTTTTTAAAGCGCAATAGTGTCCAAAGTTTCTTTTACAGCCCTTTCTGGTTAAGCATGTTCATATTTATCAATATTTCCTTCTTTTGTAAGTAACTGAAAAGCCACTGTAATTGCCTATAAATGACAAATGTTGACTATAATATAGTATTGACCTTATTGTTCCAATTTAACATTTAGTTTTTCACCATATTGATGTCTGTAATGTCAAAAACAAGTTTATAAACTCCGGCCTTTTATTTGTGACCATGTAGCTCTTCTGAGCTCATAGTATAAATTGAACAAGAGAATATGATTTACTGTAACAGGGTATTATATTAATGTTGGATATTTGGTAAAAAAGTAGATTACTTTTATATTTAGCTGATGCAGAGATGAATGAACTTGAGTGTATTTATTACGAAAAAGGCAGCTTAAGTTAGACCACCTTGCAATGATTGTTATAATGATTATAATGGTGTGCCAGTTTAACCCTCTTGTTACTGTGTTTTAATCCTTCAAGGATTCTCAGAAATGGAATTCATCTACAACTTTATCAGATAATGTGGATATGGATACTGTTCAAAAGGTGGGTGTTTTGTTGACAAAGCACCCAATAATTGGTATCACTGCTAATTTTCTAGACCATCAATAAAACCATTAGAATCAATAACATGTATAACTTTTCCTTTGGAAAGTACTGTTGAAACTTAGATTGTTGTTAGGCTAATggttttcaagtttttttttaagtgtttggATTGCTAAATTTTAGGTACATTACATAGAAATTTATTTTAGTTGAGAGCCTAATGTAGGCAAACCACAAACGAAAAATGATGGTCATTGTGCTATAGTTTTGGACTGTTACCATCTCTGGGTAATACAAGTTCAATAGCTACCAAAATATACTGCTGCTCGATGTTGCTGTTTCAAAGGTTACTTTTTAAATTGTTACTGTGCTGCACAGAACTTAGTTCCTGGAGATGatttgaataatttttaaaattcctgcaTTGGAACTTTACATCTGAATTACACTGCACGGTTACTTTTCACAAAAAGCTGAAAGTTCTTTCTACAGCAAACCAATCAGTATATAATTTACCTATGAATACATTGGCGTATTGTTttcaaaaaatcttttaaaaattgtaatgaaCCATTAATGATAAAATTATTAATAGAATACGACTTTTACAATTCTTTTCCACCCAATCCCAGCCATGTTAAAAGAACTCAGTTCTCTCAAGTCCAAGGTTGGTCATCTTCAGCCATTGTTGACCTgcccacaatttttaaaaatgtcttaaatgatgaaaaataCAAAACATCTTGAGGTGCACATCTCTTTTTTTCCTTACAGTAAATGACACTACTGTGCAAGatacattgaattttttttggtaCACTGAATATGTTAAGAGCTATCGTGATTCAAACTTTCTGATGTTAATAATTGGTAAGTAGTCTGTGGGATGGCAACATTGAGGAGCAGTATAAATTGGATATTGTATTGATTCTGTATTGCACTGCACAGTTTAAGGCCAAAGACAATTGTGTGACAATTATATTACAGTTATCACTTTTTATCTTCTGCAGCTCAGTAACATCAAGTACTTCAAAGAAAAAGCTTTAATTGTGATGTAGTTAAAATGTAACGAATTGGTCATTTTAAGACATTGGGTTCCACTGGCATTCCATTTTAAACTAACCTGAATTGTTAAATTACTGGGCAATAGAAACACTTAAAATTAGACAATTGTGACATTTATAAAATGTAGAGGAAAATGATGAATTTGCATTTTTCAATATTAGAAGCCTTATCTGAATGTGGGAACACTTGTTATTTTTTTAATAACTACGCTTCTCGGTGATATTTTATCATTTGTAAACTTTTCTGGCTGACGGAAGAATAATTGAATACCAGCTAAGGACTACATTTTCCCATCTTAGTTCCTTCAGAGCTAGTACTGAGGGCAGAAGAATGCAGAGATCTGTGCAAGTTGCAATTAAACAATTTGCTGACTTGTCTCTGAAGTACAGGACTTATATATTGCATTTTATGGGCCAGTTGCATTTCTTCCCTGCTCTGCCCCAAGTCTCTGACTATTGAATATTTTGTAACAGGGCTGATATTACAAGAGAGTATTTCAGGGGTTAGTTGGTAGTAAGTCCAGCTGCACTTATTTATCTTGACATGACTAtttaagtttttattttgtaGTGTCAATACTACAGAATTGATGCTTGCAGTGTGGGGTCAACTTGCTTGATGGTTGTTGACTGTAAGTTGGTTGTTGAAACAAGTTTATCAAATCTCGCGCTTATTGCACGATAAGGTTGAGTGTGTTTCTACCTGTGGCAAGCTTTCAAATAATTGTAATCAGCATAAAGCAAGGATATATCATAATAGTTTGTCAGGGTTAGAGAGGATTGTAAGGCTTTCCTCTTGTTTGAGATGGTTATTGCCAAGCAGTTATATTGCATTcatgttcattcattcattcgtcGGCAGTCCTTCGCAGACAGGGCTGACTGACTTCCGCTCTGAGGGTACTTTTACCAAAAATGAAAAGctaagttgccatagtcccaccAGACCACAGTGCGGCTCTATCATTAGTGAGAGATAACTGGTTGTGGATTAACagggtcactgcacctcaggcaagggaagaggttgaaAAGATGAgcctttcatggtaacctcagacagTGCAAGAACTGAACAATCGCAGCGTCACAAACCAAACCACCCAGCCAAATAGAACTTaagtgtgtttttgttttttttccccttgaaaTGTAATGTAATAATCTTGTGTTAGTACATAATACATAGATAACCAGAAGAGTACAACGTACGAACAGACTAATCAGActaccatgtctgtgctgaccacgatgtcattctaaactaatgccaTTTGCCCTGCACATGGTTCATATGCCTTTCTActtcctgcctgttcatgtgtccgTCTttaatgccttttgaatgttgctgtCATGTGCTTCTACTACCTCCCCAAACAGCGTGTTCTAGACATCATCTACCTGCTGTGTAGAAAAAAATTGCCTTGCCTATCTCCTTTTAAACTTTCACCCTCTGCCTTTAAGCCTTGTATTTCATATTtctgccctatccatgcctctcataatcttttAGAATTTTATCAGGTAACTTCTCAGCTTGCAGCAGTTTGCCCACTTGTTCCTTAGAGCTAATATATTCCAATTCAGGcatcattctggtgaacctcttctgcaccctctccaaagcctccatattttttctatagtgtggcaaccagaacgacacaatatttcaaaatcatgacagtTTTCAAGTAATTGTATAATGTGCATGTTAGTTTGAATATTAATGAAGATAAGTGTttaaagattttattttcatGTGGACAATACATCAAAAATACTCTTTCCTTTCAATTACTGAACTGAGGTAACTGATATGCCTGAATTACTGTGCAAAGTCAAGATAGTCAACAGTGAACAGTTTGTACAATGAAATAATGATGTCAGTGGTGCAACATTACAGCATAATTTGCACACTATGATATAACTTAGAAATAAAAGTTCATTGGAAATTGTGGAGTTAGAAATTTGTTTGAATTTAATTAATCCAGTCTTTGAAGAAGGTTGATTTCAATTTAACGAGCATGTTATCCCTTGTGAATGCGGAAAAAATAATTTGTAGTTTAGGTATTGCTTTGAAAAAAACCCTTCATTTCATGTATGATGTAACTCCCTCAATTAGATGTGACTGCCAATAACAGCCCAGCCAAATCCTCCATCCCGGACAGGCCTTGGAAATATTAGTACAATTAAATATagatgtaattatttttgcagaaACAATTATTTGATTATATGAATTTGACTTTGATAGTATTGTACACAGTTGACATGCATAATTACCATGGAAAGTAAATGttgagatttttattttaatttactcCAActcaaaaagatttttaaaattttaaatataCTTTTAAAAGTGGCTATGAAACATGGCAATTTTTAATCGTGGAAGGCAATTCAGTATTTGGAGGTCTATATTCATGTCTATGTTTTAACTAATTGTGTGTTTAAATATATATAAGTCCTTTCTAAATGTCATTGATTGCATTCTGATGTAAACACATTGACTAATGCTATTCATACTAAGAATTCCCTTGACAGCTGCATGTAATCTACTTGGAATCATGTGGATTACAACCTGCTGAACATGGTGCAGTTTATTATTTATATTTGCGACTCTGGAAAACTGTACTTACTTTTCCATGTGTGGAATGTAGAATAAAAGTTTTATTCCCGATAATGTATGAGAGTTTGGCTTATTCAGAATTTACTTGCTCAAAACTGACTGAAAATGAGGACCAAATCTTTAGATCATGGATTTGTCTTATAAATTGCAATTCTGTCTATGGATGTTCAAATCATATTTTTAACATCACTAAAAATAGCCAGTATTCCTCATTTCATTAGGTCTCATGGCCTTATTAGAAATTTTTTGCTTCATTTCGCATTACAACACTAAAAGTTATTTTTCCCTTGAAAGATGGAGATAGTAGAAGAGCTACAAACAGCTAGATATGAAAAAGTCTTGGAGGTGGAACTAGGACAGAGCTATGGAGAGTTAACAAGCATGGAGATAGACCCACCTCAGGAAATAAAAGTATGCTCAAGTAAGctacatttaaattatttttttcatctttttttccACGTTCTTTACCTCCTTTGGTATACTGTCTCTATAAACAATGCTCTTTTTCTAAATAGCATTTTTTCTGAGTGATcttttccactttttaaaaaaaaggaaaaattccAGCTCATAACAACAGTTGCTGGAGCATTTTCTACTATTATTAGGAAGTTTGGCTAATTTTAAGCCTCATTATACTTAAAACAAAAAGGAAGTGTTTGCTGTATTTTGTATTCGTGTAGTTTGTAATCCCCCAATTGATGAAAATGAACAATTATCAGTCcagaaattgaaagaaattacTTCAACCAGAGTTGTAAATGTTTTGTTGAATGCGTACAGGCAAATTCCTGTTCTTTACCAGttttcatattttgtttctttgttcatgGGGTGTGGGAATGGATGGCTGGGCCAACATGTATTGTCccttcctagttgcccttgagaatgtggtggtttTCTGCTGCCTTCAACTTTTtgctgtaggtacacccacagtttATTGGGATGGGAGctgcaggattttaacccaggagcagggatgtatttccaagtcaggattggaGGGCAACTTATGGGTCATGGTATCACGTATCTCTATCCTTGTTTTTCTagatggtcatgggtttggaaggtgttgcctaaggagcctagtgaatttttgcagtgcatcttgatgATGGTACACAGTACTACAACTGAGTATtggcagtggatgtggtgccaatcaagcagattcTTTGTTTCCTGGATGATGTCAGTcctcttgagtgtttttgggctGCATTCAATCTTCTtgtttctgacttgtgccttgtagttggcggaagcctctggagagtcaggagatgagtacCTGCTGCAAgattcccagcctttgacctgctcctTTAGCCGCAGTATTTCAATGtatagtctagttcagtttctggtaacctccaggatattgattgtgggggattcagtgacagtatcAGTGGCAGTTTTGTTGAAAGTCTTGGAAAATTCCATTGCTTTAAAACAATAATTGTGGCAAATCACAAGATTAATTTTCACGTGTTATTTTGGTAAATTGTGGGCACATATGCTGGTAAGGCATCCAATTTGAGTGGAACTTCTTCCAAAGTTTTTGGCAGGGCAGAAATAGAAGTTTCTGCAATAACAGTTGTTTGTCTTCTCAGCTCTTCTCTAGGATATACTGTCCAGGAAGATGTAAAGAAAagtgaggatgaaaagaaaaCCATGTCATACTTTGTTTTTAAGTAATTCATGGGGTGTTGGCATCCCTggaaagcagcatttattgttggaCAGCTTTCTATGTAATTTCTGAGGGTAGTTAAGAGCTCACCAAAGTGCTGTAAGTTTTTCATCTGAATTGGTacaaatggcagatttccttccctcaacgACATTAAAGTACTACAGCCATCAGTACTTTAATTGCTGATGCTAGACATTTAATTAACTGGTTGAATTGATTTGAACTCTTACTGAGGCctctggctttttttttcattcccgggaagaggccagcatttattgccgatccataattgcccaaagggcagttaaaagtcaaccacattgctgtgggtctggaggtaaagatggaagtttcctttcgtttcttaaaggacatttgtgaaccagattggtttttccagacaattggcaatgaatttACGGTCATCATAAGAttctttaattccagatctttatggAATTCggattccaccacctgctgtagaGAGATTTGAACCCAGCACCTCACCCCTGACTTGTGCTACTGCCCTCACTTAGTATGAGTGTTCATCCGAGAATGAAAAGGAATATTAATTTTCCTTTTTCTCCCCTAAATGTTGACTGTTTAGCTGAAGCTTCTTCGAAGTCTGACATTCTGCTTGTACTGGATACCAACATTTTTATCAGTCACCTAAACTTTATTGTGAATATAAAGGACCATGGAGTTGCAGGTATGTGAATATATGTTTAATTAtgaaattaataaaaacaaagctaCACGTTACTGTCATTCTAATCGTGTAAAATGCAAACgttttgtttgaaatatttagTACCTCTTCAGACTAAATGTTAcaaattgattttgatttcaaAAACAATTTTAGTAAAATATGTAGGTAATATTTCCCGTtggtataaaagggacctaagaggcaactttttcatgcagagggtgtgtgtgtgtatggattgagctgccagaggatgtggtggaagttggtatgattacaacatttaaaaagcatctggatggctatatgaataggaagaatttagagggatattggccaaatgctagTAAGTGTGACT
Protein-coding regions in this window:
- the swt1 gene encoding transcriptional protein SWT1 isoform X1 translates to MMSRKHSKHKREKTKSSSKKTKSERSSHDKEKKTELSSHCKRGKLSPQQSSLSCQMGKKRKLFYQELDDPTSLRLSMEEQSQSSWSRHLKEKHKARSEKFKEAPMQDPAFSVATSSSYPEKIKSKSKRKKKHKKHSHEENSQEKHQTSTTTKPTYSATDSTGELPWCKICKSSEFCRHALKRKAVSSTEEEDLELLKSKASCSSYESLQTGFKDYVSKVYSQEVKGTTGKHEKDRSQCCAIKSVHGTSKLTVLCDELKHKEIETKEQTKSSTALHKKLNNSNIKQNFKDSYEAVRNFEELDTTKNKSDMFVKLHEKPCSSGKSFDVWKVTSAPLKPVKNTRNSGEGSKIPESVIWEKCNKISNCLRERRKKSKILEQAGNESSTVRTASYLAKNLGKPNDQLKSSGIEKPNVISKDQKSSELFGKNYKQSLSSDSEGTTRKGVSEYPQKHQLEIMDSDLTQKSGLFERTDVAVLSSNSEKVEEFETPKQAKKFNSFKILKKAYATDALSQRISQKLLTSSAAQSKFQSSDNATKSASKQQDHVLFAHQLDSQKWNSSTTLSDNVDMDTVQKMEIVEELQTARYEKVLEVELGQSYGELTSMEIDPPQEIKVCSTEASSKSDILLVLDTNIFISHLNFIVNIKDHGVAGVGFPIIVIPWVVLQELDSLKNGKLSGGVNRKAIPAVQFIYSCFKSRHPHVWGQSMQQAAQKFCGLREENNDDRVLQCCLQYQQLYPSADVLLCSDDKNLCSKALVSNVKAVRKVDLLTELSDLKTNNDVPNTQDLNAFNQSPSVSSVKELNRSHNQHQSAQERALDVTGIVSQLEKSLGLALSVILETEMKTIYEDLWTEILFVKPPWSLEDLLLCMKKHWIAVFGLIVKRDLQSSVEMLSSHFQTGKRSQYNHFTLTWMLLESQKLIRAFNSRSGYGGVLPRTLAVIDELLEKSSEHCSKNELTSKSPKKSQESSEKLEISGAPPSNLDSGRNVTLYPFSGCPTSEMDNSQNVNRIQQIWATFENVWNITNKYSSLIFATFNLPHNPLAVVTDSKLPLPEEAFQSLQRLVPAVKELLAGIQRILSSDCNVQDFQKLTEILHIFLNTEETNISDTRISAQDLHECFSHEEYRKRLTVGYSQLAELSYNLEQCNAALCLEARSRGLV
- the swt1 gene encoding transcriptional protein SWT1 isoform X2; this encodes MMSRKHSKHKREKTKSSSKKTKSERSSHDKEKKTELSSHCKRGKLSPQQSSLSCQMGKKRKLFYQELDDPTSLRLSMEEQSQSSWSRHLKEKHKARSEKFKEAPMQDPAFSVATSSSYPEKIKSKSKRKKKHKKHSHEENSQEKHQTSTTTKPTYSATDSTGELPWCKICKSSEFCRHALKRKAVSSTEEEDLELLKSKASCSSYESLQTGFKDYVSKVYSQEVKGTTGKHEKDRSQCCAIKSVHGTSKLTVLCDELKHKEIETKEQTKSSTALHKKLNNSNIKQNFKDSYEAVRNFEELDTTKNKSDMFVKLHEKPCSSGKSFDVWKVTSAPLKPVKNTRNSGEGSKIPESVIWEKCNKISNCLRERRKKSKILEQAGNESSTVRTASYLAKNLGKPNDQLKSSGIEKPNVISKDQKSSELFGKNYKQSLSSDSEGTTRKGVSEYPQKHQLEIMDSDLTQKSGLFERTDVAVLSSNSEKVEEFETPKQAKKFNSFKILKKAYATDALSQRISQKLLTSSAAQSKFQSSDNATKSASKQQDHVLFAHQLDSQKWNSSTTLSDNVDMDTVQKMEIVEELQTARYEKVLEVELGQSYGELTSMEIDPPQEIKVCSTEASSKSDILLVLDTNIFISHLNFIVNIKDHGVAGVGFPIIVIPWVVLQELDSLKNGKLSGGVNRKAIPAVQFIYSCFKSRHPHVWGQSMQQAAQKFCGLREENNDDRVLQCCLQYQQLYPSADVLLCSDDKNLCSKALVSNVKAVRKVDLLTELSDLKTNNDVPNTQDLNAFNQSPSVSSVKELNRSHNQHQSAQERALDVTGIVSQLEKSLGLALSVILETEMKTIYEDLWTEILFVKPPWSLEDLLLCMKKHWIAVFGLIVKRDLQSSVEMLSSHFQTGKRSQYNHFTLTWMLLESQKLIRAFNSRSGYGGVLPRTLAVIDELLEKSSEHCSKNELTSKSPKKSQESSEKLEISGAPPSNLDSGRNVTLYPFSGCPTSEMDNSQNVNRIQQIWATFENVWNITNKYSSLIFATFNLPHNPLAVVTDSKLPLPEEAFQSLQRLVPAVKELLAGIQRQ